A single Ignavibacteriales bacterium DNA region contains:
- a CDS encoding sulfite exporter TauE/SafE family protein, producing MQVDSLLLALGSGLLLGLAGSLHCVGMCGPLVLGFSAKNTPKGKGISHSIYYSLGRTFTYSLMGLLLGYFGAGIRLTGYQGIISVIVGSLLLISVILPASLKAKATSLPGAFIYTKLKSSLSGVILKEGKPRPFMFGMLNGFLPCGLVYTALAASLVPDTVLVSVVFMSSFGIGTSPLLSAFFFTQSLSKVFSKVSFSKAIPYITAFVSILMILRGLDLGIPMISPHIEPVSGQSSCCPH from the coding sequence ATGCAGGTGGATAGTCTTCTTCTGGCACTGGGATCAGGGCTGCTGCTCGGTCTTGCGGGTAGTCTGCACTGTGTCGGTATGTGCGGGCCGCTGGTGCTTGGATTTTCCGCAAAAAATACTCCCAAAGGTAAAGGAATAAGTCATAGTATATACTACAGTCTTGGCAGAACTTTTACCTATTCACTGATGGGATTACTGCTCGGCTATTTCGGAGCAGGAATCCGGCTTACAGGATATCAGGGGATAATCAGTGTTATTGTTGGTTCATTGCTGCTGATCAGCGTTATTCTGCCTGCATCGCTGAAAGCAAAAGCTACATCATTGCCCGGGGCATTTATTTATACGAAGCTGAAAAGCAGTCTGAGCGGTGTAATTCTGAAGGAGGGAAAACCCAGGCCTTTCATGTTCGGCATGCTTAACGGATTTTTGCCCTGCGGCCTTGTCTATACAGCGCTTGCCGCATCTCTGGTGCCGGATACCGTTCTTGTATCAGTGGTATTTATGTCTTCATTTGGTATTGGCACCTCACCGCTCCTCTCAGCATTCTTTTTTACCCAAAGTCTCTCAAAAGTTTTCAGCAAGGTCTCTTTTTCAAAAGCGATACCCTATATCACTGCGTTTGTTTCAATATTGATGATACTGCGCGGGCTTGATCTCGGCATTCCTATGATAAGTCCCCATATTGAGCCGGTCTCAGGCCAGAGTTCCTGCTGCCCTCATTAA
- a CDS encoding c-type cytochrome: protein MKLLSQLTLSRVLLFLLFSPFTALFAKGDEELTGVFEYGAVIFLFFLFGLLLLFILLHEMEEGKDKSLMAVFWSKFSAAMNDGKPIEKENEILLEHDYDGIKELDNNLPPWWKYLFYVTIIFSVIYMAHYHVLESGPSSDGEYLAELKAAELEKSKISTVTYNITADNAKLLTDAGSLAAGKELYTKNCVACHGQNGEGLVGPNLADNYFIHGNTMKEVYLVIQNGVTEKGMLSWKAQFNPKQIEEVSSYVLSLVGTNPPNPKAPQGNLIEAVSTN, encoded by the coding sequence ATGAAACTCTTATCTCAATTAACATTATCCCGCGTACTGCTGTTTCTCCTGTTCAGTCCGTTTACGGCACTGTTTGCGAAAGGAGATGAAGAACTTACCGGAGTATTTGAATACGGCGCAGTAATATTTTTGTTCTTCCTATTTGGCCTGCTGCTTCTTTTTATCCTTCTTCATGAAATGGAGGAAGGGAAGGATAAAAGTCTGATGGCGGTATTCTGGTCAAAGTTTTCGGCTGCAATGAATGACGGCAAGCCCATTGAAAAAGAAAATGAAATACTGCTTGAGCATGATTATGACGGTATCAAGGAATTAGATAATAATCTACCCCCCTGGTGGAAATATCTTTTTTATGTTACCATTATATTCTCCGTAATCTATATGGCGCATTATCATGTACTTGAATCCGGACCCTCAAGCGATGGCGAATATCTTGCTGAACTGAAAGCTGCTGAGCTTGAAAAAAGCAAAATAAGCACGGTCACCTATAACATAACAGCCGATAATGCAAAACTCTTGACCGATGCCGGCTCACTGGCAGCAGGAAAAGAATTGTATACTAAAAACTGTGTTGCCTGCCACGGTCAGAACGGCGAAGGTCTGGTTGGTCCAAACCTTGCGGATAACTACTTCATTCATGGAAATACGATGAAAGAAGTATATCTTGTAATCCAGAATGGTGTTACCGAAAAAGGCATGCTTTCCTGGAAGGCGCAGTTCAATCCTAAACAGATTGAAGAAGTCTCAAGTTATGTCCTGAGTCTGGTCGGAACCAATCCTCCGAATCCAAAAGCTCCTCAGGGCAATCTTATAGAGGCAGTTAGTACAAATTAA
- a CDS encoding CcoQ/FixQ family Cbb3-type cytochrome c oxidase assembly chaperone — translation MMSKVLSSIDGISIYPVIGLIICMLVFIAGVSFAWRKNKSYIQHMSNLPLEKD, via the coding sequence ATGATGAGCAAAGTATTATCATCCATTGACGGGATAAGCATTTATCCCGTCATTGGATTAATTATCTGTATGCTGGTATTTATCGCGGGCGTCAGTTTTGCGTGGCGCAAGAATAAATCATATATACAGCATATGTCCAATTTACCACTGGAAAAAGATTAA
- a CDS encoding FixH family protein, with protein sequence MKKIKWNWGTGIFIFIVFFVLMNVVFGIIAVNTKVDLVRTDYYESELKYQQVIDKKNNYTSLEIKPVFNVSGNTVALIFPGNAKKITGSLMLYRPSNAGLDVNYTFTLDQKDAVSYTYKGLVKGFWKAKIEFSDGVKEYYTEEEFYAGG encoded by the coding sequence ATGAAAAAAATCAAATGGAACTGGGGAACCGGTATTTTTATTTTTATCGTCTTTTTTGTGCTGATGAATGTTGTATTCGGAATTATTGCGGTAAACACAAAAGTTGATCTGGTCAGAACCGACTATTATGAATCTGAGCTAAAATATCAGCAGGTGATTGATAAGAAAAACAATTATACATCCCTTGAGATTAAACCGGTTTTTAATGTATCCGGTAATACTGTTGCACTTATCTTTCCGGGTAATGCAAAAAAGATAACCGGCTCACTGATGCTTTACCGGCCCTCAAATGCAGGGCTTGATGTGAATTATACCTTTACTCTTGATCAGAAAGATGCTGTTTCCTATACCTATAAGGGATTAGTTAAAGGATTCTGGAAAGCAAAGATTGAATTTTCTGATGGTGTGAAAGAGTATTATACTGAGGAGGAGTTTTATGCAGGTGGATAG
- the ccoN gene encoding cytochrome-c oxidase, cbb3-type subunit I gives MHVEHFSYDNKPVRLFAIATVVWGIVGMIVGLLIALQLIFPELNFGLAQTTFGRLRPLHTNAVIFAFVGNAIFMGVYYSLQRLCKARMYSDLLSSLHFWGWQLIIVAAAVTLIYGITTSKEYAELEWPIDIMIAVVWVIFGINLMGTIIKRRERHMYVAIWFYIATVVTVAVLHIVNSLEIPVTLTKSYSIYAGVQDALVQWWYGHNAVAFFLTTSYLGLMYYFMPKAANRPVYSYRLSIIHFWSLIFLYIWAGPHHLLYSALPDWAQSLGTVFSIMLIAPSWGGMINGLLTLRGAWDKVREEPVLKFMVVAITAYGMATFEGPMLSLKNFNALAHFTDWIISHVHVGALGWNGFLTFGILYYLIPKLYNTQLYSKKLANFHFWAGLLGIVFYASAMYWSGLTQSLMWKQFTPEGVLQYPNFLETLLQIVPMYYIRAFGGTLFIVGIVVMAYNLIKTAKQGQFKAEEPVSAPALVKEKTAFSKALGHTWLEGKPILFTVLSLVVILIGGIVEIIPTYLVKTNIPTIASVKPYTPLELEGRDLYIREGCVGCHSQLVRPFRSETERYGEYSKAGEYVYDHPFLWGSKRTGPDLHRVGGKYPNVWHYNHMLDPRTMSPGSLMPPYPWLIEDDLDYSNIGKKISALRSIGVPYPEGFEQNAAALLEQQAQEIALDLKNAGTPVDPNKEIVALIAYLQRLGTDIKKQNAASR, from the coding sequence ATGCACGTTGAGCATTTTAGCTACGACAACAAACCAGTCCGTCTCTTCGCGATAGCCACGGTTGTGTGGGGTATCGTGGGTATGATAGTCGGACTACTCATTGCCCTTCAGTTGATATTTCCGGAACTCAATTTCGGACTGGCTCAGACAACTTTTGGCAGACTCCGCCCATTGCACACGAATGCAGTTATATTTGCGTTTGTAGGTAATGCCATCTTCATGGGAGTCTATTATTCACTTCAGCGCCTGTGCAAAGCACGAATGTATAGTGATCTGCTCAGCAGTCTCCATTTCTGGGGATGGCAGCTCATTATCGTTGCTGCGGCTGTCACACTGATCTATGGCATCACCACCAGCAAAGAGTATGCTGAACTTGAGTGGCCTATAGATATCATGATTGCGGTTGTTTGGGTGATATTTGGTATCAATCTTATGGGTACCATCATAAAGAGAAGAGAACGCCACATGTATGTGGCAATCTGGTTTTATATAGCCACCGTGGTCACCGTTGCCGTCCTGCATATTGTTAATTCACTTGAAATTCCGGTAACACTCACAAAAAGCTACTCAATTTATGCAGGAGTGCAGGATGCGCTGGTTCAATGGTGGTACGGCCACAATGCAGTAGCATTCTTTCTTACCACTTCATATCTCGGCCTGATGTATTACTTCATGCCCAAAGCCGCTAACAGACCAGTCTATTCATACCGGCTTTCAATTATTCACTTCTGGTCACTGATTTTCCTGTATATATGGGCAGGTCCTCACCATCTTCTGTATTCAGCACTGCCTGACTGGGCACAGTCACTCGGCACAGTATTTTCAATCATGCTGATAGCTCCGTCCTGGGGCGGAATGATTAACGGTCTTCTTACACTCCGCGGTGCATGGGATAAAGTCCGCGAAGAACCGGTGCTGAAGTTTATGGTTGTTGCTATAACTGCTTACGGTATGGCCACTTTTGAAGGACCGATGCTTTCCTTAAAGAACTTTAACGCGCTCGCTCACTTTACTGACTGGATTATCTCCCATGTTCATGTGGGCGCACTCGGATGGAACGGATTCCTCACTTTTGGTATTCTTTATTATCTGATTCCGAAACTTTATAACACTCAGCTGTATTCTAAAAAACTGGCAAATTTCCATTTCTGGGCGGGACTTCTGGGAATAGTGTTCTATGCATCAGCTATGTACTGGTCAGGACTCACACAGTCACTTATGTGGAAGCAGTTCACTCCTGAAGGCGTTCTGCAGTATCCTAACTTCCTGGAAACTTTACTGCAAATCGTACCGATGTATTATATCCGCGCATTTGGCGGCACGCTCTTCATCGTCGGCATTGTAGTAATGGCATATAACCTTATTAAGACAGCTAAACAGGGGCAGTTCAAAGCTGAAGAACCGGTTTCCGCTCCGGCATTAGTAAAAGAAAAGACTGCCTTCTCAAAAGCTCTTGGTCACACCTGGCTGGAGGGTAAACCGATTCTGTTTACGGTGCTTTCGCTGGTTGTAATACTGATTGGCGGTATTGTTGAAATTATTCCTACGTATCTGGTAAAGACCAATATTCCCACTATCGCTTCCGTTAAGCCATATACACCGCTTGAACTTGAGGGAAGAGACCTTTATATACGCGAAGGCTGCGTTGGCTGTCACTCACAGCTGGTCCGTCCTTTTCGTTCAGAAACTGAACGCTATGGTGAATATTCTAAAGCCGGCGAATATGTGTATGATCATCCGTTCCTCTGGGGATCCAAGAGAACCGGCCCTGATCTGCACCGCGTAGGCGGAAAGTATCCGAACGTATGGCATTATAACCATATGCTTGATCCGAGAACCATGTCTCCGGGTTCGCTCATGCCTCCGTATCCATGGCTTATTGAAGATGATTTGGATTACTCGAATATCGGGAAGAAAATTTCAGCTTTACGCTCAATAGGAGTGCCTTATCCTGAGGGATTTGAGCAGAATGCTGCTGCTCTGCTTGAACAGCAGGCACAGGAGATTGCTCTTGATCTCAAAAATGCGGGAACTCCCGTTGATCCGAATAAGGAGATTGTGGCTCTCATTGCATATCTGCAGCGGCTTGGAACCGATATCAAAAAACAAAATGCAGCGTCGAGGTAA
- the ccoG gene encoding cytochrome c oxidase accessory protein CcoG, with translation MSRSEDNNLKSADVYRDSISTVNKEGKRIWIYPRKPSGFFYNARTVVSIFLLIILFGLPFIKVDGRPLFLFNILERKFILFGNLFGTHDFFIFVLIFIAGIIFIFLFTAVYGRLFCGWICPQTIFMEMVFRKIEYWIEGDAKDQIALNAAPWTAQKTVKKVSKQTIFFGLSFLIGNLFLAYIIGIDELFSIVMRSPAENPGGFTLVMAFTGGFYFVFASFREQACTIVCPYGRLQSVLLDRNSIVVAYDDKRGEPRGKLKKDEVRTEGDCIDCKLCVDVCPTGIDIRNGIQLECVNCTACIDACDDVMEKVGKPKKLIRYDSLNGISLGEKFKITPRIITYTSFLLILLGLIAYLIFSRSDAAVTILRAPGTMYQEQPGGKISNIYSLNIVNKTYDPMEITLTVQDRNAEIKILGENVRVDGQKVYEGRFMLILDVHDIERVSTPLVIDVYNGKEKLKEIKTSFMGIPELKNK, from the coding sequence ATGTCAAGATCAGAAGATAATAATTTAAAATCTGCCGATGTTTACCGCGACAGTATATCAACAGTAAACAAAGAGGGGAAGCGGATCTGGATTTATCCCAGGAAACCTTCCGGCTTTTTTTATAATGCGAGAACGGTTGTCAGCATTTTTCTTCTGATTATTCTTTTCGGACTCCCGTTCATCAAGGTGGACGGGCGTCCCTTGTTTCTTTTCAATATTCTTGAACGGAAATTCATCCTCTTCGGCAATCTTTTTGGAACTCACGATTTCTTTATCTTTGTCCTGATTTTTATTGCCGGTATTATTTTTATTTTTCTCTTTACGGCTGTTTATGGCAGATTATTTTGCGGATGGATTTGTCCGCAGACAATTTTCATGGAGATGGTATTCCGCAAGATTGAGTACTGGATTGAAGGAGATGCCAAAGATCAGATAGCCCTGAATGCTGCTCCGTGGACTGCACAAAAGACCGTAAAAAAAGTGAGCAAGCAGACCATCTTTTTTGGCTTATCTTTTCTGATCGGCAATCTCTTTCTTGCCTACATCATCGGTATTGATGAACTCTTCAGTATCGTTATGAGGTCTCCGGCAGAAAATCCCGGCGGTTTTACCCTTGTGATGGCGTTCACCGGCGGTTTCTATTTTGTCTTCGCCAGTTTTCGTGAGCAGGCATGTACTATAGTTTGTCCCTACGGACGGCTTCAGAGTGTACTGCTTGACCGGAATTCCATTGTGGTTGCCTATGATGACAAACGGGGTGAACCGAGGGGCAAACTGAAAAAAGATGAGGTGAGAACAGAAGGGGACTGCATAGACTGTAAACTCTGCGTTGATGTCTGCCCGACAGGTATTGATATCCGCAATGGCATCCAGCTGGAATGTGTTAACTGTACTGCATGCATTGATGCCTGTGATGATGTGATGGAGAAAGTCGGAAAACCAAAAAAGCTTATCCGTTATGATTCCCTTAACGGTATCAGTCTGGGTGAAAAGTTTAAGATTACACCAAGAATTATAACCTATACTTCATTCCTTCTGATACTGCTCGGTCTGATTGCGTATCTTATTTTCAGCCGCTCTGATGCTGCGGTGACAATTCTTCGTGCACCGGGAACCATGTATCAGGAGCAGCCGGGGGGCAAGATCAGTAATATTTATAGTCTGAATATTGTTAATAAAACCTATGATCCGATGGAGATTACTCTGACCGTGCAGGACCGTAATGCTGAAATAAAAATTCTCGGTGAGAATGTAAGGGTTGACGGGCAGAAAGTTTATGAGGGGAGATTTATGCTCATACTTGATGTGCATGATATTGAACGGGTGAGCACACCCCTGGTGATTGATGTATATAATGGTAAAGAAAAGCTTAAAGAAATTAAAACCTCATTTATGGGTATTCCGGAGTTGAAAAACAAATGA